The Urocitellus parryii isolate mUroPar1 chromosome 6, mUroPar1.hap1, whole genome shotgun sequence genome includes a window with the following:
- the Bdkrb1 gene encoding B1 bradykinin receptor: protein MASQVLLELQSSNGSLQAPPNASSCDGASEAWALLHRALPAFLLGICSLGLLGNLLVLSVLLLPRRRLNAAEIYLANLAASDLVFVLGLPFWAENIWNEFHWPFSALLCRVVSGVIKAHLFISIFLVVAISQDRYQVLVHPMASRRRRRRRQAQATCALIWVLGGLLSTPTFLLRSVEAVPELNVSACILLLPHQAWHVARMVELTVLGFLLPLAAILFFNMHILASLRTREAVGRARCGGPSDGKTTALILALVGAFLVCWAPYHLFAFLEFLFRVGAVRGCSWEEPIDLGLQLANSLAFANSCLNPVIYVFVGRLFRTKLWELYKRCAPWSLTALSSTHRKDCGPLSGQS from the coding sequence ATGGCATCCCAGGTCCTCCTGGAGCTCCAGTCCTCCAACGGCAGCCTGCAGGCCCCTCCCAACGCCTCCTCCTGCGACGGCGCCTCCGAGGCCTGGGCCCTGCTGCACAGGGCACTGCCCGCCTTCCTCCTTGGCATctgctccctgggcctcctggggaACCTTCTCGTCCTGTCCGTCCTCCTCCTGCCGCGCCGGCGACTGAATGCAGCGGAAATCTACCTGGCCAACCTGGCGGCTTCCGACCTGGTGTTCGTCTTGGGCCTGCCCTTCTGGGCGGAGAACATCTGGAACGAGTTCCACTGGCCCTTCAGCGCCCTCCTCTGCCGCGTGGTCAGCGGGGTCATCAAGGCCCACCTGTTCATCAGCATCTTCCTGGTGGTGGCCATCAGCCAGGACCGATACCAGGTGCTGGTGCACCCCATGGCCAGCCGGAGGCGGCGGCGACGCCGGCAGGCCCAGGCCACCTGTGCGCTCATCTGGGTGCTGGGGGGCCTCCTGAGCACCCCCACGTTCCTGCTGCGGTCCGTGGAGGCCGTCCCTGAGCTGAACGTCTCGGCCTGCATCCTGCTGCTGCCCCACCAGGCCTGGCACGTGGCCAGGATGGTGGAGCTGACCGTGCTGGGcttcctgctccccctggccgcCATCCTCTTCTTCAACATGCACATCCTGGCCTCCCTGCGAACGCGGGAGGCCGTCGGCAGGGCCCGGTGTGGGGGCCCCAGCGACGGCAAGACCACGGCGCTGATCCTGGCGCTCGTGGGGGCCTTCCTGGTGTGCTGGGCGCCCTACCACCTCTTTGCCTTCCTGGAGTTCCTGTTCCGGGTGGGGGCCGTCCGGGGCTGCTCCTGGGAGGAGCCCATCGACCTGGGCCTGCAGCTGGCCAACTCCCTGGCCTTCGCCAACAGCTGCCTGAACCCCGTGATCTACGTCTTCGTGGGCCGGCTCTTCAGGACCAAGCTCTGGGAGCTTTACAAACGATGCGCCCCCTGGAGCCTCACGGCGCTGTCCTCCACCCACAGGAAAGACTGCGGCCCGCTGTCCGGGCAGAGCTGA